One genomic region from Campylobacter sp. RM5004 encodes:
- a CDS encoding 3-deoxy-7-phosphoheptulonate synthase class II produces the protein MTWSLDSYKNYKALQQPVYENKEELENVVNELKSYPPLIFAMEANELKNELAAVCRGEAFLLQGGDCAESFSDFSANNIRDLFKLFLQMALVLQFGGSKKVVKIARMAGQFAKPRSSDFENKDGISLPSYRGDIINDCAFCESARKPKAKKMLKAYMQSSATLNLLRAFSVGGLADLAQVHKWNLGFVRRADIDDKYAELTQRLTQALDFFKACGITSLNDSRLHETKIYTSHEALLLPYEEALTRIDSLSGAYYDCSAHMLWIGERTRGLDDAHVHFLSGVKNPIGVKIGPNASASDILALADKLNPQDEAGRLNIIIRMGASKIKNLENIFKELSKEQRNIVYSIDPMHGNTQSINGYKTRKFDDILDEVKAFWHIARANNINPGGVHFEMTGQNVTECLGGSVGVSESDLARRYETQCDPRLNADQALELAFLIAELMKQK, from the coding sequence ATGACTTGGTCGCTAGATTCATACAAAAATTATAAAGCACTTCAGCAACCTGTTTATGAAAATAAAGAAGAATTAGAAAATGTGGTAAATGAATTAAAATCATATCCACCTTTAATTTTTGCAATGGAAGCAAATGAGCTAAAAAACGAATTAGCAGCAGTTTGCAGGGGGGAAGCATTTTTACTTCAAGGTGGTGATTGTGCTGAGAGTTTTAGCGATTTTAGTGCAAACAATATTAGAGATTTGTTTAAACTTTTTTTACAAATGGCTTTGGTTTTACAATTTGGTGGGTCAAAAAAGGTAGTAAAAATCGCTCGTATGGCAGGACAATTTGCAAAGCCTAGAAGCTCTGATTTTGAGAATAAAGACGGAATAAGTTTGCCTAGCTATCGTGGAGATATTATAAACGATTGTGCATTTTGTGAAAGTGCAAGAAAACCAAAAGCAAAAAAAATGCTAAAAGCATATATGCAAAGTTCTGCAACACTTAACCTACTTCGTGCATTTAGCGTAGGTGGACTTGCTGATTTAGCTCAAGTTCATAAGTGGAATTTAGGCTTCGTAAGACGTGCTGATATTGATGATAAATACGCTGAACTTACGCAAAGACTAACTCAAGCGCTTGATTTTTTTAAAGCTTGTGGAATTACTAGCTTAAATGATTCAAGATTACATGAAACAAAGATTTATACAAGCCATGAAGCATTACTTTTACCTTATGAAGAAGCACTTACAAGGATTGATAGCTTAAGCGGTGCTTATTATGATTGTTCGGCTCATATGCTTTGGATTGGCGAAAGAACTCGTGGGCTTGATGATGCTCATGTTCATTTTTTAAGTGGAGTAAAAAATCCAATAGGCGTAAAAATAGGACCAAATGCAAGTGCTAGCGATATACTTGCACTTGCTGATAAGCTAAATCCGCAAGATGAAGCAGGAAGACTAAATATAATTATTAGAATGGGTGCAAGTAAGATTAAAAACCTTGAAAATATCTTTAAAGAACTTAGTAAAGAGCAAAGAAATATAGTTTATAGTATAGACCCAATGCACGGAAATACTCAAAGTATAAATGGCTATAAGACTAGAAAATTTGATGATATTTTAGATGAAGTAAAGGCGTTTTGGCATATTGCAAGAGCAAATAATATAAATCCTGGTGGCGTTCATTTTGAAATGACAGGGCAAAATGTTACCGAATGCTTAGGCGGTAGCGTTGGAGTTAGCGAAAGTGATTTAGCAAGACGCTATGAAACTCAGTGCGATCCTAGATTAAACGCTGATCAAGCGCTTGAACTTGCATTTTTAATAGCTGAATTAATGAAGCAAAAATGA
- the nhaA gene encoding Na+/H+ antiporter NhaA yields the protein MLKKIVTHELFAPMLLIFMTILALILKNSSLNGFYELITNYKAGVIFGDLNLIKPLTLWVNDGLMAIFFFWVGLEVKKEILIGELSNFKAASLPLIAALGGVIVPALIYSFLNINDSFALQGFAIPTATDIAFALGVLLLLGNRIPKSLTIFLLSLAIFDDVAAIIIIALFYTNDLSVLSLSLATCGLAVLLVLNYLHICIKSLYVIVGIFIWVCVLKSGVHATLAGMACAFFIPLKTKDNKEFLEHIMHDLTPYVNYLILPLFALFNAGVLVSELSLNDFNAVFFGVFLGLFIGKQLGVFSFVLIASKFGFKLPSNKLQLYGVCILTGIGFTMSFFINTLVFENTPELFNSAKLAILSASFISAVLGYIWLRFISK from the coding sequence ATGTTGAAAAAAATTGTAACTCATGAGCTTTTTGCTCCTATGCTCTTAATTTTCATGACAATACTTGCACTAATTCTTAAAAACTCTAGCTTGAATGGATTTTACGAGCTTATAACAAATTATAAAGCTGGGGTAATTTTTGGTGATTTAAATCTCATAAAACCACTTACTTTATGGGTAAATGATGGACTTATGGCTATATTTTTCTTCTGGGTAGGACTTGAGGTTAAAAAAGAGATTTTAATAGGTGAATTAAGCAATTTTAAAGCAGCAAGCTTACCTTTAATAGCAGCTTTAGGCGGAGTAATTGTGCCTGCTTTAATTTATAGCTTTTTAAATATCAATGATAGCTTTGCACTGCAAGGATTTGCAATACCAACTGCAACGGATATTGCCTTTGCTTTAGGAGTGTTACTGCTCTTAGGAAATCGCATTCCAAAATCTTTAACTATATTTTTATTAAGCCTTGCGATATTTGATGATGTTGCAGCAATTATCATAATTGCATTATTTTATACGAATGATTTAAGCGTTTTAAGCCTTAGCTTAGCAACTTGTGGTTTAGCAGTTTTATTAGTGCTAAATTACTTACATATTTGCATAAAAAGTCTTTATGTAATTGTTGGTATTTTTATTTGGGTTTGTGTTCTAAAAAGCGGCGTTCATGCAACACTAGCTGGAATGGCATGTGCATTTTTTATCCCACTAAAAACTAAAGATAATAAAGAATTTTTAGAGCATATTATGCATGATTTAACCCCTTATGTAAATTATCTTATCTTACCATTATTTGCATTATTTAATGCAGGAGTTTTAGTAAGTGAATTGAGCTTAAATGATTTTAATGCTGTATTTTTTGGAGTATTTTTAGGACTTTTTATAGGTAAGCAATTAGGAGTTTTTAGCTTTGTATTAATTGCTTCTAAATTTGGCTTTAAATTACCATCAAATAAATTGCAATTATATGGCGTTTGCATACTTACAGGCATTGGCTTTACTATGAGCTTTTTTATAAATACACTTGTATTTGAAAACACACCTGAATTATTTAATAGTGCAAAACTAGCCATATTAAGTGCTTCTTTTATCTCAGCCGTGCTTGGCTATATTTGGCTAAGATTTATTAGCAAATAA
- a CDS encoding exodeoxyribonuclease III, with protein MRLISWNVNGLRAIYDKDGFSFLEKYPTDFLGIQEIKASPDKFPKDLDKLGFKDIKSNSAKRAGYSGVMSFLNFDCETNLAQFFPDDEGRVLEHRFKDIVLFNIYFPNGQSGDERLEYKMKFYDDFLEYLKKLLLDGKKIIICGDVNTAHRPIDLTHPKANEKTSGFLPIEREWIDRLLDAGFVDTFRHINGDIPEKYSWWSYRAAARSRNVGWRIDYFFISNNLVPYLKDAFILSDVMGSDHCPVGIDIEI; from the coding sequence TTGAGATTAATTTCGTGGAATGTTAATGGTTTAAGAGCAATTTATGATAAAGATGGTTTTTCGTTTTTAGAAAAATACCCAACGGATTTTTTAGGTATTCAAGAAATAAAAGCAAGTCCTGATAAATTTCCAAAAGATTTAGATAAATTAGGTTTTAAAGATATTAAATCAAACTCAGCTAAAAGAGCTGGATATTCTGGTGTTATGAGTTTTTTAAACTTTGATTGTGAAACTAATCTAGCTCAGTTTTTCCCTGATGATGAAGGAAGAGTTTTAGAGCATAGGTTTAAAGATATTGTATTATTTAATATCTATTTTCCTAACGGACAAAGCGGTGATGAAAGACTTGAATATAAGATGAAATTTTATGATGATTTTTTAGAATATTTAAAAAAATTATTATTAGATGGCAAAAAAATCATAATCTGTGGAGATGTAAATACAGCACATCGCCCAATAGATTTAACTCATCCAAAAGCAAATGAAAAAACAAGTGGATTTTTACCAATTGAGCGTGAGTGGATTGATAGATTGCTTGATGCTGGATTTGTTGATACTTTTAGACATATAAATGGAGATATTCCTGAAAAGTATTCGTGGTGGAGCTATCGCGCGGCTGCTAGAAGTAGGAATGTTGGTTGGAGAATTGATTATTTTTTCATATCAAATAATTTAGTTCCTTATTTAAAAGATGCCTTTATTTTAAGCGATGTGATGGGATCTGATCATTGCCCTGTTGGAATTGATATTGAAATATAA
- the rarD gene encoding EamA family transporter RarD: MNYGFFVAFIVFTFWGLVPIFYKQLDTLDAFVVMSHRIIWSVIFLAIFLIVIGQFKKALSELKSLKMAINLFLCGALISGDWGLYIYMIQKNLILETSLGYFISPLFGILFARVFLKEKMSKLGVISIVLVLYSCLHEVFTLGSLPILSITLALLVNFYTIIRKKVYVSSIYGFFLETLLIAPFALIYLFYIPRTLAHFDIDYLGLLLVLSGLVTLLPMLGFNYATQKLSLTLLSYMQYICPIISFLVAIFLYNEPINQDKLISFIIIFIAVALSIYDNVFKKGLKNG, from the coding sequence ATGAATTATGGATTTTTTGTAGCTTTTATTGTTTTTACTTTTTGGGGATTAGTTCCTATTTTTTATAAACAACTTGATACTCTTGATGCCTTTGTTGTAATGTCACATAGGATTATTTGGTCTGTTATTTTTCTAGCTATATTTTTAATAGTTATAGGGCAATTTAAAAAAGCTTTAAGTGAATTAAAATCTTTAAAAATGGCTATTAATTTATTTCTTTGTGGGGCTTTAATTAGTGGAGATTGGGGTCTTTATATTTATATGATTCAAAAGAATTTGATTTTGGAAACTTCTTTGGGTTATTTTATTAGCCCTTTGTTTGGGATATTATTTGCTAGAGTATTTTTAAAAGAGAAAATGAGTAAATTAGGAGTAATTAGTATTGTTTTGGTTTTGTATTCTTGTTTGCATGAAGTATTTACTTTAGGAAGTTTGCCAATACTCTCAATTACTTTAGCTTTGCTTGTTAATTTTTATACCATAATTCGTAAAAAAGTATATGTTAGTAGTATTTATGGCTTTTTTCTTGAAACTTTATTAATAGCTCCTTTTGCTTTAATATATTTATTTTATATTCCAAGAACTTTAGCTCATTTTGATATTGATTATTTAGGATTATTATTAGTTCTTAGTGGGCTTGTAACTTTACTGCCTATGTTAGGATTTAATTATGCAACGCAAAAATTAAGCCTAACCTTGCTTTCATATATGCAATATATTTGCCCGATAATTTCTTTTTTAGTTGCTATTTTTTTATACAATGAGCCAATAAATCAAGATAAATTAATATCATTTATTATAATTTTTATTGCAGTTGCTTTAAGCATTTATGATAATGTTTTTAAAAAAGGGTTGAAAAATGGATGA
- a CDS encoding insulinase family protein → MNNFIHLKTNDDLVYLSINYPNYGRIKNNANAMAAEFFYNESLDDEFYIKLEQRAIEITASASFFDFTFDLVCLKKELKTCLKAFKTMLNYDDFKNYDLIKDKIKNYFLIHLQEYDNLAKMRLYENYFQADFKNDKFGDYENLNEKDFKEYIKNFQNQTNKIVISANLDEAELKEIKELLNVGSSTYESLKTNESFYKEESKNISQAFVRFISSVEINSLKQRAIIGLASYVLGGGFGSRITEEIRVKRGLAYSAFAFFTAFKKNFLIQGYLQTKNKSKDEAIKIVKAEFARLISDGISEDEFKKAKEFLVGSEILKYATTQNRHLIACSECFNDLAQGELKQITQIIKDLKLCECNELLKSQTLINNLSFYVISGNE, encoded by the coding sequence ATGAATAATTTTATACATTTAAAAACTAATGATGATTTAGTTTATTTAAGCATAAACTATCCAAATTACGGAAGAATTAAAAACAATGCAAATGCAATGGCTGCTGAGTTTTTTTATAACGAGAGTTTAGATGATGAGTTTTATATAAAACTTGAGCAAAGAGCCATAGAAATTACTGCTAGTGCTAGTTTTTTTGATTTTACATTTGATTTAGTATGCCTTAAAAAAGAGCTAAAAACTTGCTTAAAAGCTTTTAAAACTATGTTAAATTATGATGATTTTAAAAATTATGATTTGATTAAAGATAAGATAAAAAATTATTTTTTAATTCATCTTCAAGAATACGATAATCTAGCAAAGATGAGATTATACGAAAATTATTTTCAAGCAGATTTTAAAAATGATAAATTTGGAGATTATGAAAATCTAAATGAAAAGGATTTTAAAGAATATATAAAAAATTTTCAAAATCAAACTAATAAAATCGTAATAAGTGCAAATTTAGATGAAGCAGAATTAAAAGAAATTAAAGAGCTTTTAAATGTAGGTAGCTCAACTTATGAAAGTTTAAAAACAAATGAGAGTTTTTATAAAGAAGAGAGCAAAAACATTTCTCAAGCATTTGTTAGATTTATCTCAAGCGTTGAGATTAATTCGCTTAAGCAAAGAGCTATTATAGGGCTTGCTAGCTATGTTTTAGGTGGAGGCTTTGGCTCAAGAATTACCGAAGAAATAAGGGTTAAAAGGGGCTTAGCGTATTCAGCTTTTGCGTTTTTTACTGCATTTAAGAAAAACTTTTTAATTCAAGGCTATTTACAAACTAAAAATAAAAGCAAAGATGAAGCGATTAAGATAGTAAAAGCTGAGTTTGCTAGATTAATTAGTGATGGAATTAGTGAAGATGAGTTTAAAAAGGCTAAAGAATTTTTAGTAGGTAGTGAGATTTTAAAATACGCAACCACTCAAAATAGACATTTAATAGCTTGTAGTGAGTGTTTTAATGATTTAGCGCAAGGCGAGTTAAAACAAATTACTCAAATTATAAAAGATTTAAAATTATGTGAATGTAATGAATTATTAAAATCACAAACTTTAATAAATAATTTAAGTTTTTATGTAATTAGTGGCAATGAATAA
- the recG gene encoding ATP-dependent DNA helicase RecG translates to MNKDLEKLACKDLIDLALLMPKKFDDLRLNDAPILNELNCTKVVIKSKKQLAGKRLTCIAYSYNWECECTITIFNARPFHNALFAINKELLIYGKLNDFAGLLQFVNPKIIKNSGEITANYMIKGVSDKSISEIKKKYLNYESLKAYDLLDEHIKLLLTMSENSVDAMLLLNSDELNECLKFVEIFHHIRRLNETYKNDTLYKKLKTHDINKWLKSLPFSPTNDQLKAILDIKSDLENAKHKIRIIMGDVGCGKSLVIFAAALMTYPNKAILMAPTSVLAQQLYEEAKRLMPGFVKILHFSGTKTKFMQDELQDANFVIGTHALLWADIGDASLVMIDEQQRFGAKQRMRLKELATTNDVNPHYIEFSATPIPRTTALINSDIYSYSFIKELPFKKEIETKLITIEQSKELFNHIRIENEKNHQAIIVYPLIEEGKTNTYKPLESVIPYYEKHFKNVYYTHGKDKEKDNVLSEFALKGDVLLSTTIIEVGISLPRLSIIVIVAPERYGLSTLHQLRGRVGRNGVKSYCYLLSKNDFSDRLIEFSKTLDGFKIAEIDLANRKSGDLIDGDYQHGASFKYFDETSDNIILQKAKEYIHKLQDK, encoded by the coding sequence ATGAATAAAGATTTAGAGAAATTAGCTTGTAAGGATTTAATAGATTTAGCGCTTTTAATGCCTAAAAAATTTGATGATTTAAGGCTAAATGATGCACCCATTTTAAATGAACTAAACTGCACAAAAGTAGTTATAAAATCTAAAAAACAATTAGCCGGCAAAAGGCTTACATGTATTGCGTATTCATATAATTGGGAATGCGAATGCACTATTACCATATTTAATGCAAGACCTTTTCATAATGCCTTATTTGCTATTAATAAAGAGCTACTTATTTATGGAAAATTAAATGATTTTGCGGGGCTTTTGCAATTTGTTAATCCAAAAATAATCAAAAATAGCGGAGAAATCACTGCAAATTATATGATAAAAGGCGTAAGCGATAAGAGTATTAGCGAAATTAAAAAGAAATATTTAAATTACGAGAGCTTAAAAGCTTATGATTTATTAGATGAGCATATAAAATTGCTTTTAACAATGAGCGAAAACTCAGTAGATGCAATGCTTTTGCTAAATAGTGATGAATTAAATGAATGCTTAAAATTCGTTGAGATTTTTCATCATATTAGAAGACTAAATGAAACTTATAAAAATGATACTTTATATAAAAAGCTTAAAACTCATGATATAAATAAATGGCTAAAAAGCTTGCCATTTAGCCCTACAAACGATCAATTAAAAGCTATATTAGATATTAAAAGTGATTTAGAAAACGCAAAGCACAAAATTAGAATTATAATGGGAGACGTTGGCTGTGGAAAAAGCTTAGTGATTTTTGCAGCGGCTTTAATGACTTATCCAAATAAAGCTATTTTAATGGCTCCAACGAGTGTTTTAGCCCAACAACTTTACGAAGAAGCCAAAAGACTTATGCCAGGATTTGTAAAAATCTTGCACTTTAGTGGGACTAAAACAAAATTTATGCAAGATGAATTACAAGATGCAAATTTTGTAATAGGAACTCATGCTTTACTTTGGGCTGATATTGGCGATGCAAGTTTGGTTATGATTGATGAGCAACAAAGATTTGGTGCAAAACAAAGAATGAGATTAAAAGAACTTGCAACTACAAATGATGTAAATCCACATTATATAGAGTTTAGTGCTACGCCGATTCCACGAACTACGGCGTTAATTAATAGTGATATTTATAGCTATTCATTTATAAAAGAGCTACCTTTTAAAAAAGAAATTGAAACAAAGCTAATTACGATAGAGCAAAGCAAGGAATTATTTAATCATATAAGAATTGAAAACGAAAAAAACCATCAAGCAATAATCGTATATCCTTTAATAGAAGAGGGTAAAACCAACACTTATAAGCCACTTGAAAGCGTTATACCTTATTATGAAAAGCATTTTAAAAATGTTTATTATACACATGGCAAGGATAAAGAAAAGGATAATGTATTAAGCGAATTTGCTTTAAAGGGCGATGTATTGCTAAGTACTACGATTATTGAAGTTGGAATTTCTTTGCCTCGCCTTAGTATTATCGTAATTGTTGCACCTGAGCGATATGGTTTATCAACTCTTCATCAGCTTCGTGGAAGGGTTGGAAGAAATGGGGTTAAGAGTTATTGTTATTTGCTTAGCAAGAATGATTTTAGTGATAGGCTAATAGAATTTAGCAAAACTCTTGATGGATTTAAAATAGCTGAAATTGATTTGGCAAATCGTAAAAGTGGTGATTTGATTGATGGTGATTATCAGCACGGAGCTAGCTTTAAATACTTTGATGAAACAAGCGATAATATAATTTTACAAAAAGCAAAAGAATATATTCATAAATTACAAGATAAATAA
- a CDS encoding dehypoxanthine futalosine cyclase, producing the protein MPRISKAEALNLLQNCDLATLGQIAFGVKRKLHPNKLTTFVVDRNINYTNICLVDCKFCAFYRHAKDSDSYILSYEEIGKKIEELLAIGGTQILFQGGVHPKLDITWYEELLKYISTNYPSITIHGFSAVEIEYIAKISKISTKEVLARMSDAGLFSIPGAGAEILSDRVRDIVAPSKCDTATWLRIHKEAHELGLLSSATMMFGHIESDEEIIEHLDYLRNLQDITGGFRAFILWSFQGKNTRLKAENPNLMHASSNRYLRLLAISRIYLDNFANIQSSWVTQGSMIGQLALKFGANDLGSTMMEENVVAAAGAKYRMNEEQMIELIRDIDEIPAKRDTAYNILEYYNE; encoded by the coding sequence GTGCCTAGAATTAGCAAAGCCGAAGCGCTTAATTTATTACAAAATTGTGATTTAGCTACTTTAGGGCAAATTGCTTTTGGTGTAAAAAGAAAACTTCATCCAAATAAACTTACAACCTTTGTAGTTGATAGGAACATTAATTACACAAATATTTGCTTGGTTGATTGTAAATTTTGTGCTTTTTATCGTCATGCAAAGGATAGTGATAGTTATATTTTAAGTTATGAAGAAATCGGTAAAAAAATTGAAGAATTACTTGCAATCGGTGGCACTCAGATATTATTTCAAGGTGGAGTTCATCCAAAGCTTGATATTACTTGGTATGAAGAATTGTTAAAATATATAAGCACAAATTATCCTAGCATTACAATTCATGGTTTTAGTGCAGTTGAGATTGAATATATTGCAAAAATTAGCAAAATTAGCACAAAAGAAGTTTTAGCTAGAATGAGCGATGCGGGGTTATTTTCAATTCCTGGAGCAGGAGCTGAGATTTTAAGCGATAGAGTAAGAGATATTGTAGCACCTAGTAAGTGCGATACTGCTACTTGGCTTAGAATTCACAAAGAAGCTCATGAATTAGGCTTGCTTAGTAGTGCTACGATGATGTTTGGGCATATTGAAAGTGATGAAGAAATAATTGAACATTTAGATTATTTAAGAAATCTTCAAGATATTACCGGTGGTTTTAGAGCCTTTATTTTATGGAGCTTTCAAGGAAAAAATACAAGATTAAAGGCAGAAAATCCAAACCTAATGCACGCAAGTTCAAATCGCTATTTAAGATTATTAGCAATATCAAGAATTTATCTTGATAATTTTGCAAACATTCAAAGCTCTTGGGTTACTCAAGGCTCAATGATAGGGCAACTTGCATTAAAATTTGGAGCAAATGATTTAGGTTCAACTATGATGGAAGAAAATGTTGTTGCAGCTGCAGGTGCAAAATATAGAATGAATGAAGAGCAAATGATAGAATTAATCCGTGATATAGATGAAATTCCAGCGAAAAGAGATACAGCATATAATATTTTGGAATATTACAATGAATAA
- a CDS encoding glycerate kinase → MNALIICDSFKGSLSSNEANKAISNACKKLNIAYKSYAISDGGEGFLESINSNLNANKIYLKLKNAYGKRDYNGYYLLKDKRAFFEMAEFAGLAQLSENEKNPCKTSTKSLGLAIKDAIKKGAKEFVIGIGGSATTDAGIGMLSALGYKFLDEFNNELLPIGENLIKIKSINDENVLKELKNCSFKIACDVVNPLYGSNGAAFVYARQKGANDEEIKLLDLGLRNFALICEKYFKNDFAFLEGMGAAGGLGFGFKAFLNAEFESGFSYIKNLLNLEENIKNSSLVITGEGAFDEQSIMGKVIGSINNLCEIYKKDLIIFCGINKSDFKNCFSLTNEYPNKTKNELMDNNTAYKCLNELSLRVLQTFLDKK, encoded by the coding sequence ATGAATGCTTTAATAATCTGCGATAGTTTTAAAGGCTCTCTTAGTTCAAACGAAGCTAACAAAGCCATAAGCAATGCTTGTAAAAAACTAAACATTGCTTATAAATCTTATGCTATTTCTGATGGTGGAGAAGGCTTTTTAGAAAGCATTAATTCTAATTTAAATGCTAATAAAATTTATTTAAAGCTAAAAAATGCCTATGGCAAAAGAGATTATAATGGTTATTATCTTTTAAAGGATAAAAGAGCATTTTTTGAAATGGCTGAGTTTGCAGGGCTTGCACAACTTAGCGAAAATGAGAAAAATCCTTGCAAAACTAGCACGAAATCACTCGGACTTGCTATTAAAGATGCTATTAAAAAAGGTGCAAAAGAATTTGTAATAGGAATTGGCGGCTCAGCAACTACTGATGCTGGAATAGGAATGCTAAGTGCTTTAGGATATAAGTTTTTAGATGAGTTTAATAATGAGCTTTTACCTATCGGAGAAAATCTAATAAAAATAAAAAGCATAAATGATGAAAATGTCTTAAAAGAATTAAAAAATTGTAGCTTTAAAATAGCTTGTGATGTGGTAAATCCGCTTTATGGAAGCAATGGTGCAGCATTTGTCTATGCAAGACAAAAAGGCGCAAATGATGAAGAGATAAAATTACTAGATTTAGGCTTAAGAAATTTTGCCCTTATTTGTGAAAAATATTTCAAAAATGATTTTGCTTTTTTAGAAGGAATGGGTGCTGCTGGAGGGCTTGGCTTTGGCTTTAAAGCCTTTTTGAATGCGGAATTTGAAAGCGGATTTTCGTATATTAAAAATCTTTTAAATTTAGAAGAAAATATCAAAAACTCAAGCCTTGTAATAACAGGCGAAGGAGCATTTGATGAGCAAAGCATTATGGGAAAGGTAATCGGCTCTATAAATAATTTATGCGAAATTTATAAAAAAGATTTAATAATTTTTTGTGGAATTAACAAAAGCGATTTTAAAAATTGTTTTTCCTTAACAAATGAATATCCAAATAAAACAAAAAATGAATTAATGGACAATAATACAGCATATAAATGCTTAAATGAGCTTTCGTTAAGAGTTTTGCAAACTTTTCTTGATAAAAAATAA
- a CDS encoding fumarylacetoacetate hydrolase family protein: protein MKLIRFIKDNVVYHGHLGDNGKVGYFKNYTSYFDKLDLIEDAFMLSEVKLLAPIKAPYQDIICLGINYLEHAKESYAFKGVEFDGKREEAVYFAKRVNEFSNPFEILDIKGEKLDYECELAFILKKDAYKLDDNSNFDDYILGYTILNDVSERAIQNKHKQWYMGKSLANSCPFGSFINTDLSIKEASNLKIECFVNDELRQSSNTNLLIFDIPYILKELSNYTKLKAGSIISTGTPSGVGMGFNPPKFLKSGDKIECKIERLGSLINYIK from the coding sequence ATGAAATTGATTAGATTTATTAAAGATAATGTTGTTTATCATGGGCATTTAGGAGATAATGGTAAGGTTGGATATTTTAAAAATTATACTTCTTATTTTGATAAATTAGACTTAATTGAAGATGCTTTTATGTTAAGTGAAGTTAAATTACTTGCACCTATTAAAGCTCCTTATCAAGATATTATTTGCTTAGGAATTAATTATCTTGAACACGCAAAAGAAAGCTACGCTTTTAAAGGTGTTGAGTTTGATGGCAAAAGAGAAGAAGCAGTGTATTTTGCAAAAAGAGTAAATGAGTTTTCAAATCCATTTGAAATACTTGATATAAAAGGCGAAAAATTAGACTATGAATGCGAACTTGCATTTATACTTAAAAAAGATGCTTATAAATTAGATGATAATTCTAATTTTGATGATTATATTCTAGGTTATACTATTTTAAATGATGTTAGTGAAAGAGCAATTCAAAACAAACACAAGCAATGGTATATGGGAAAAAGTTTAGCTAATTCTTGTCCATTTGGTAGCTTTATAAATACCGATTTAAGTATAAAAGAAGCTAGTAATTTAAAAATAGAATGCTTTGTAAATGATGAATTAAGACAAAGTTCTAATACAAATCTTTTAATTTTTGATATTCCTTATATTTTAAAAGAATTATCAAATTATACAAAGCTAAAAGCAGGAAGTATTATTAGCACAGGAACGCCTAGTGGAGTAGGAATGGGCTTTAATCCTCCTAAGTTTTTAAAGAGTGGGGATAAAATTGAATGTAAAATTGAGCGTCTTGGCTCATTAATAAATTATATAAAGTAA